The Deinococcus sonorensis KR-87 genome includes a window with the following:
- the dgt gene encoding dGTP triphosphohydrolase → MTAAVLYDWLNPLDTSRRYPSEASGAEGDLRDPYERDRARIIHSGAFRRLQGKSQIFAAGWSGYLRTRVTHAMEVAQIARAIASNHGLPGSLAEAAALAHDLGHPPFGHNGEDALNRCMQPYGGFEGNAQTYRILTRLEGLTTRHPGANVTRATLLGVLKYPGGRHGHPALYADDAQDDQGWLYAGHPEYREGRSIICQIMDWADDIAYSLHDLEDGLATRLLNHRDLGSGEALERVTARARRALPGLDAGDVRPVLAGLAARLDDGHSLAPGTARVREVVGRYVHAFVTATRIEAPTSPQSAFDFRLVVPPDLAAECVVLKAITQELILREQRTGVYARQAVTIVTDLFSLLLETALGDLDDVRAAVLPLETRAALAASADEAARARVVCDFVSSMTDAQASQYHERLFSAAPSSPFAPL, encoded by the coding sequence ATGACCGCGGCCGTTCTCTACGACTGGCTCAACCCGCTCGACACCTCCCGCCGCTATCCCAGCGAGGCCAGCGGCGCGGAGGGTGATCTGCGTGACCCCTACGAACGCGACCGCGCGCGCATCATCCACAGCGGCGCGTTCCGTCGGTTGCAGGGCAAGAGTCAGATCTTCGCGGCCGGCTGGAGCGGGTACCTGCGCACCCGCGTCACGCACGCGATGGAGGTGGCGCAGATCGCGCGGGCCATCGCCAGCAACCACGGCCTGCCGGGCAGCCTGGCCGAGGCCGCCGCCCTCGCCCACGACCTGGGCCATCCGCCCTTCGGGCACAACGGCGAGGACGCACTCAACCGCTGCATGCAGCCGTACGGCGGCTTCGAGGGCAATGCCCAGACCTACCGCATCCTGACCCGGCTGGAGGGCCTGACCACCCGGCATCCCGGCGCGAACGTCACCCGCGCCACGCTGCTGGGGGTGCTGAAGTACCCGGGCGGCCGGCACGGCCACCCGGCGCTGTACGCCGACGACGCCCAGGACGATCAGGGCTGGCTGTACGCCGGGCACCCGGAGTACCGGGAAGGCCGCAGCATCATCTGTCAGATCATGGACTGGGCCGACGACATCGCCTACAGCCTGCACGACCTGGAGGACGGGCTGGCCACCCGCCTCCTGAACCACCGCGACCTGGGCAGCGGCGAGGCGCTGGAGCGGGTGACGGCCCGGGCGCGACGGGCACTGCCCGGGCTGGACGCCGGAGACGTGCGCCCGGTGCTGGCTGGACTGGCGGCCCGACTGGACGACGGACACAGCCTGGCCCCCGGCACCGCCCGGGTACGCGAGGTGGTGGGCCGCTACGTCCACGCCTTCGTAACCGCCACCCGTATCGAAGCACCGACCAGCCCGCAGAGCGCCTTTGACTTCCGGCTGGTGGTGCCGCCGGACCTGGCGGCCGAGTGCGTGGTGCTGAAGGCCATCACCCAGGAGCTGATCCTACGCGAGCAGCGCACCGGGGTGTATGCGCGGCAGGCCGTGACCATCGTCACTGACCTGTTCAGTCTGCTGCTGGAAACCGCGCTCGGTGACCTGGACGACGTGCGCGCAGCGGTGCTGCCGCTGGAGACCCGCGCTGCCCTGGCCGCAAGTGCCGACGAGGCGGCGCGGGCGCGGGTGGTGTGCGACTTCGTGAGCAGCATGACCGACGCGCAGGCCAGCCAGTACCACGAACGCCTGTTCAGCGCGGCCCCGTCCTCGCCGTTCGCCCCGCTGTAA
- a CDS encoding chloride channel protein gives MRSPLPPTPLTRTLLSRIETGRLVLYSLVAGGLVGLLGSGWRYVLDWSVTQAASLIGYRPPGVAGEGGLLMAFGDAAPWGLLLLPLAAVLYAWLIPGERGDPLDQVVAGYHARGEWPGPLVQLQTLLATLVGHAAQLLVGRDSTFTALGSLSALLLGRLSRLDAVTRRTLTLASVAAALGLVLHAPLASAVLMTETLYRRFEFEFELLMPCVLASVCAAAVYGLLWGFDPLFALPGTLSVSAGQLLVSLLLAGIVTGVAWLLTQVVRVLPASLTVGWPRLLLAGGFGLLTAALALRGTPAVLGSGSGWLQLALSGFLGPEASGMAAWRWLLMALGARLAFGGGVLVSASTGGLLGVALTSLLGLNLDLPVAALVGAAAFLSVTLNAPVAAALLTVTWGGETLLPAVLAASGLAHALSGEASLVAAQVRDRGASRIHSVLISPLARPGAARAPEPDQKPAASRASADPARQLYREPLPRSWQGARAGILSLPAGLELMGVVRQGQVLLARPELPLQPGDELLLLASPAVHAGWLDTMRLPEQRQTLAETPQALR, from the coding sequence GTGCGCTCTCCCCTGCCTCCCACGCCGCTGACCCGCACCCTGCTCAGCCGCATCGAGACCGGACGGCTGGTGCTGTACAGCCTGGTGGCGGGCGGGCTGGTGGGCCTGCTGGGCAGCGGCTGGCGATACGTGCTGGACTGGAGCGTGACGCAGGCGGCCAGCCTGATCGGCTACCGCCCGCCGGGCGTGGCGGGCGAGGGCGGTCTGCTGATGGCCTTCGGGGACGCCGCGCCGTGGGGCCTGCTGCTGCTGCCGCTGGCGGCGGTGCTGTACGCCTGGCTGATTCCCGGCGAGCGCGGTGACCCGCTGGACCAGGTGGTGGCCGGCTATCACGCGCGCGGCGAATGGCCTGGCCCGCTGGTGCAGCTGCAGACGCTGCTGGCCACCCTGGTGGGCCACGCCGCCCAGCTGCTGGTGGGGCGCGACAGCACCTTCACGGCGCTCGGCAGCCTGTCGGCGCTGCTGCTGGGCCGGCTGTCGCGGCTCGACGCGGTGACCCGCCGGACCCTGACGCTCGCCTCGGTGGCGGCGGCGCTCGGTCTGGTGCTGCATGCGCCGCTGGCGAGCGCGGTCCTGATGACCGAGACGCTCTACCGGCGCTTCGAGTTCGAGTTCGAGCTGCTGATGCCGTGCGTGCTGGCCTCGGTGTGCGCGGCGGCCGTGTATGGGCTGCTGTGGGGCTTCGATCCGCTGTTCGCGCTGCCCGGCACGCTCAGCGTGAGCGCCGGTCAGCTGCTGGTGTCCTTGCTGCTGGCCGGCATCGTGACGGGCGTGGCGTGGCTGCTGACCCAGGTGGTGCGGGTGCTCCCGGCCAGCCTGACGGTGGGGTGGCCCCGCCTGCTGCTGGCCGGCGGCTTCGGGCTGCTGACGGCCGCGCTCGCGCTGCGCGGCACGCCCGCCGTGCTGGGCAGCGGCAGCGGCTGGCTGCAGCTGGCGCTCAGCGGCTTCCTGGGGCCGGAAGCCAGCGGGATGGCCGCCTGGCGCTGGCTGCTGATGGCGCTGGGCGCCCGGCTGGCCTTCGGCGGCGGGGTGCTGGTGTCGGCGTCCACCGGCGGGCTGCTGGGGGTGGCGCTCACCTCGCTGCTGGGCCTCAACCTGGACCTGCCGGTGGCGGCCCTGGTGGGAGCGGCCGCCTTCCTGAGCGTGACGCTGAACGCGCCGGTGGCCGCGGCACTGCTGACCGTGACCTGGGGCGGGGAAACGCTCTTGCCCGCCGTGCTGGCCGCCAGCGGGCTGGCCCACGCGCTGAGCGGCGAGGCCAGCCTGGTGGCCGCCCAGGTGCGTGACCGGGGCGCCAGCCGGATCCACAGCGTCCTGATCAGTCCGTTGGCCCGGCCTGGGGCGGCGCGCGCTCCCGAGCCGGACCAGAAACCTGCCGCGTCGCGGGCCAGCGCGGACCCGGCCCGGCAGCTGTACCGCGAGCCGCTGCCCCGCAGCTGGCAGGGCGCCCGCGCCGGCATCCTGAGCCTGCCCGCCGGGCTGGAACTGATGGGGGTGGTGCGCCAGGGTCAGGTGCTGCTGGCCCGGCCGGAGCTGCCGCTACAACCGGGCGACGAACTGCTGCTGCTGGCCAGCCCGGCTGTTCACGCCGGCTGGCTGGACACCATGCGCCTGCCGGAGCAGAGGCAGACGCTCGCCGAGACGCCGCAGGCGTTGCGATGA